The following coding sequences are from one Oncorhynchus kisutch isolate 150728-3 linkage group LG23, Okis_V2, whole genome shotgun sequence window:
- the LOC109867995 gene encoding prolactin-releasing peptide receptor-like, translating to MDGSGSGWTGGLLPSVSEKTTEGHSVFEMAVQNDSANHSSLFADVALLQSFKLLIIPCYSLVVVVGVLGNYLLLYVICRTRKMHNVTNFFIGNLAFSDMLMCVTCVPLTLAYAFNPRGWVFGRFMCYLVFLIQPVTVYVSVFTLTAIAVDRYYATVHPLKKRTSVSTCAYVLSGIWLLSCGLVAPAVAHTYHVEFREEGLTICEEFWLGQEKERLAYAYSTLLVTYVLPLSAVCTSYLCISFKLRNCVAPGHRSRDQAEAQRARKRKIFRLVALVVAAFGVCWLPIHVFNVLRDIDIRLINKRHFLLIQLLCHLCAMSSSCCNPFLYAWLHDRFRAELRKMFTCHHRIGIPTNHCAMASVVL from the exons ATGGACGGCAGTGGAAGTGGCTGGACTGGAGGTCTGCTGCCCTCTGTTAGCGAGAAGACAACAGAGGGGCACTCGGTCTTTGAGATGGCTGTTCAGAATGACTCGGCCAACCACAGCTCCCTGTTTGCAGACGTGGCTCTGCTGCAGAGCTTCAAGCTGCTCATCATCCCCTGCTActccctggtggtggtggtgggtgtgttGGGGAACTACCTGTTGCTCTACGTCATCTGCCGCACTCGCAAGATGCACAATGTCACCAACTTCTTCATAGGGAACCTGGCCTTCTCAGACATGCTGATGTGTGTGACCTGTGTACCCTTAACCCTGGCCTATGCATTCAACCCTCGTGGCTGGGTGTTTGGGAGGTTCATGTGCTACCTGGTGTTCCTGATCCAGCCGGTTACCgtctatgtgtctgtcttcacCCTCACCGCCATCGCTGTTGACAG GTACTACGCCACTGTGCATCCTCTGAAGAAGCGTACCTCTGTGTCCACCTGTGCTTACGTCCTGTCAGGGATCTGGCTGCTGTCCTGTGGCCTGGTGGCTCCGGCCGTGGCCCACACGTACCACGTGGAGTTCAGAGAGGAGGGCCTCACTATCTGTGAGGAGTTCTGGCTGGGACAGGAGAAGGAGAGGCTAGCCTACGCCTACAGCACCCTGCTGGTTACCTACGTCCTGCCACTCTCCGCTGTCTGCACCTCCTATCTCTGCATCTCTTTCAAGCTGAGGAACTGCGTGGCGCCGGGACATCGGTCCCGAGACCAGGCAGAGGCACAGCGAGCCCGAAAGCGAAAGATCTTCCGTCTGGTGGCATTAGTGGTGGCGGCCTTCGGGGTGTGCTGGCTGCCCATCCATGTGTTCAACGTGCTGCGTGACATCGATATCCGCTTAATCAACAAGCGCCATTTCCTGCTCATTCAGCTGCTGTGCCATCTGTGTGCCATGAGCTCCTCCTGCTGTAACCCCTTCTTGTATGCCTGGCTGCACGACCGCTTTCGTGCTGAGCTGCGCAAGATGTTCACCTGTCACCACCGCATCGGCATCCCCACCAACCACTGTGCTATGGCCAGTGTGGTCCTCTGA